A single window of Oxyura jamaicensis isolate SHBP4307 breed ruddy duck chromosome 3, BPBGC_Ojam_1.0, whole genome shotgun sequence DNA harbors:
- the LOC118165234 gene encoding b(0,+)-type amino acid transporter 1-like, with the protein MRKRKTADSPHSSADPSDGREKLRLKQEVGLISGVSLIAGTMIGSGIFMSPEWVLHHMGSPASSLLIWAACGLLATFGALSYAELGTIIKESGGEYIYILRIFGSFPAFLFAYTSVILVRPAGLAAVCLSFAEYAVAPFYPGCSSPQVVVKCAAAACILVLTIINCLNVRLATSIMNVFTAAKLLALLVIVVGGLVLLAKGQTQSFQNAFQNTTAGIGTVGVAFYQGLWSYDGWNNLNYVTEELKKPEVTLPRAVMIAIPLVTCLYLMVNVSYFAAMTPSELLTSGAVAVTWGDKVLGSWAWLISLSVALSTFGSSNGTFFSGGRVCYIAAREGHMPDILSMAHVRCLTPSPALLFTSAMSLVMIMSGNFTSIVNFFSFIAWFFYGMTISGLLYLKIKKPELPRSYKVPIIIPIIVLMAAVYLVLAPIIDQPQIEFLYIVLFIFSGVILYFPLVRFKCHPRFLQRVTLHLQLFLEVAPTARDAN; encoded by the exons atgaggaaaaggaagacagcAGATTCACCTCATTCATCCGCAGATCCGAGTGACGGAAGGGAGAAATTGAGACTGAAGCAAGAGGTTGGCCTGATTAGTGGGGTGTCGTTAATTGCGGGCACCATGATAGGCTCGGGGATCTTTATGTCCCCCGAGTGGGTGCTACATCACATGgggagccctgccagcagcctgcttaTCTGGGCAGCGTGTGGTCTCCTGGCCACGTTCGGGGCCTTGTCTTATGCTGAGCTTGGAACCATAATTAAAGAGTCTGGAGGTGAATATATTTACATCCTGAGGATTTTTggttcttttcctgctttccttttcgCCTACACTTCTGTCATCCTGGTGAGACCAGCTGGTTTGGCAGCTGTCTGCCTGAGCTTTGCTGAGTACGCCGTTGCGCCCTTCTACCCGGGCTGCTCGTCTCCGCAGGTTGTCGTCAAATGTGCAGCTGCCGCCTGCATCCTGGTTTTAACTATCATCAACTGCCTCAACGTGAGGCTGGCGACGTCTATCATGAACGTTTTTACAGCTGCCAAACTCCTGGCTTTGTTAGTGATTGTGGTGGgtgggctggtgctgctggccaAGGGACAAACTCAGAGTTTTCAGAATGCTTTTCAAAACACGACCGCGGGGATTGGGACAGTCGGGGTGGCGTTTTATCAGGGGCTCTGGTCCTATGATGGCTGGAACAACCTGAACTACGTAACCGAGGAACTGAAGAAGCCTGAG GTGACCCTTCCCAGAGCTGTGATGATTGCTATTCCCTTGGTCACCTGCCTGTACTTGATGGTGAACGTGAGTTACTTTGCAGCCATGACTCCATCTGAACTGCTGACCTCGGGAGCTGTGGCTGTCACTTGGGG GGACAAAGTCCTGGGCAGCTGGGCATGGCTCATCTCCCTGTCGGTGGCACTGTCTACGTTTGGCTCATCAAATGGCACATTCTTTAGTGGAGGCCGTGTGTGCTACATTGCTGCAAGGGAAGGCCATATG CCAGACATTCTGTCCATGGCTCATGTGCGATGCCTCacgccctcccctgccctgctgtttACATCCGCTATGTCTTTGGTAATGATAATGTCAGGAAACTTCACCAGCATCGTGAACTTCTTCAG ttttatAGCATGGTTTTTCTATGGCATGACTATTTCTGGCctcctgtatttaaaaatcaagaaaccAGAACTGCCAAGATCTTATAAG GTCCCAATTATCATCCCCATAATTGTTCTGATGGCGGCTGTGTACCTGGTGTTAGCTCCCATCATCGACCAACCCCAGATTGAGTTCCTCTACATCgttctgttcattttcagcGGCGTCATTCTTTATTTCCCCCTGGTGCGCTTCAAGTGCCACCCCCGCTTCTTACAGCGAGTCACTTTACACCTCCAGTTGTTCCTGGAAGTCGCTCCGACTGCTAGGGATGCAAACTGA